In Prunus dulcis chromosome 2, ALMONDv2, whole genome shotgun sequence, a single genomic region encodes these proteins:
- the LOC117617253 gene encoding protein transport protein Sec61 subunit beta-like, whose protein sequence is MVLGGGAPAPRGSAAATASMRRRKTTSGGASGGAAGTMLQFYTDDAPGLKISPNVVLIMSIGFIAFVAVLHVMGKLYFVRREA, encoded by the coding sequence ATGGTTCTAGGCGGTGGAGCACCTGCCCCAAGGGGAAGTGCCGCAGCTACTGCGAGCATGCGAAGGAGGAAGACGACAAGTGGAGGTGCTTCAGGCGGTGCAGCAGGGACAATGCTCCAGTTTTACACTGATGATGCCCCGGGACTCAAGATCTCCCCGAATGTTGTTCTCATCATGAGCATTGGTTTCATTGCCTTTGTTGCCGTTCTTCATGTCATGGGTAAGCTCTACTTTGTGCGCAGAGAGGCTTAG